From a single Ciconia boyciana chromosome 4, ASM3463844v1, whole genome shotgun sequence genomic region:
- the TNFAIP8 gene encoding tumor necrosis factor alpha-induced protein 8 isoform X4 — translation MVSKSIATTLIDDTSSDVLDELYRVTKEYTQNKKEAEKIIKNLIKIVLKLAILYRNNQFNQDEIALMEKFKKKVHQLAKTVVSFHQVDYTFDRNFLSKLLNDCRELLHEIIQRHLTAKSHGRVNNVFDHFSDCEFLAALYNPFGPYKLHLQKLCDGVNKMLDEGNI, via the coding sequence ATGGTGTCCAAATCAATAGCAACTACTTTGATCGATGATACAAGTAGTGATGTTTTAGATGAGCTCTACAGAGTGACAAAGGAATATAcgcaaaataaaaaggaagcgGAGAAGATCATCAAAAACCTCATTAAAATAGTCCTCAAATTGGCAATTCTCTACAGGAACAACCAATTTAATCAGGATGAAATAGCGTTGATGGAGAAATTCAAGAAGAAAGTTCATCAGCTAGCGAAGACCGTGGTCAGTTTCCATCAGGTGGATTATACCTTTGACAGGAATTTTTTGTCCAAACTGTTAAACGATTGTAGAGAGCTACTTCATGAAATCATTCAGCGTCACCTAACTGCAAAGTCACATGGACGTGTCAACAATGTGTTTGATCACTTCTCTGATTGTGAATTTTTGGCTGCCTTGTACAATCCCTTTGGACCTTATAAACTCCATTTGCAGAAACTTTGTGATGGTGTCAACAAGATGCTAGATGAGGGGAACATATAA
- the TNFAIP8 gene encoding tumor necrosis factor alpha-induced protein 8 isoform X1: MSSEADEPKEVATDVFNSKSLAIQAQKKILGKMVSKSIATTLIDDTSSDVLDELYRVTKEYTQNKKEAEKIIKNLIKIVLKLAILYRNNQFNQDEIALMEKFKKKVHQLAKTVVSFHQVDYTFDRNFLSKLLNDCRELLHEIIQRHLTAKSHGRVNNVFDHFSDCEFLAALYNPFGPYKLHLQKLCDGVNKMLDEGNI, encoded by the coding sequence tggCCACAGATGTCTTCAACTCCAAAAGTCTGGCCATTCAGGCCCAGAAGAAGATCCTTGGAAAAATGGTGTCCAAATCAATAGCAACTACTTTGATCGATGATACAAGTAGTGATGTTTTAGATGAGCTCTACAGAGTGACAAAGGAATATAcgcaaaataaaaaggaagcgGAGAAGATCATCAAAAACCTCATTAAAATAGTCCTCAAATTGGCAATTCTCTACAGGAACAACCAATTTAATCAGGATGAAATAGCGTTGATGGAGAAATTCAAGAAGAAAGTTCATCAGCTAGCGAAGACCGTGGTCAGTTTCCATCAGGTGGATTATACCTTTGACAGGAATTTTTTGTCCAAACTGTTAAACGATTGTAGAGAGCTACTTCATGAAATCATTCAGCGTCACCTAACTGCAAAGTCACATGGACGTGTCAACAATGTGTTTGATCACTTCTCTGATTGTGAATTTTTGGCTGCCTTGTACAATCCCTTTGGACCTTATAAACTCCATTTGCAGAAACTTTGTGATGGTGTCAACAAGATGCTAGATGAGGGGAACATATAA
- the TNFAIP8 gene encoding tumor necrosis factor alpha-induced protein 8 isoform X2: MATDVFNSKSLAIQAQKKILGKMVSKSIATTLIDDTSSDVLDELYRVTKEYTQNKKEAEKIIKNLIKIVLKLAILYRNNQFNQDEIALMEKFKKKVHQLAKTVVSFHQVDYTFDRNFLSKLLNDCRELLHEIIQRHLTAKSHGRVNNVFDHFSDCEFLAALYNPFGPYKLHLQKLCDGVNKMLDEGNI, encoded by the coding sequence tggCCACAGATGTCTTCAACTCCAAAAGTCTGGCCATTCAGGCCCAGAAGAAGATCCTTGGAAAAATGGTGTCCAAATCAATAGCAACTACTTTGATCGATGATACAAGTAGTGATGTTTTAGATGAGCTCTACAGAGTGACAAAGGAATATAcgcaaaataaaaaggaagcgGAGAAGATCATCAAAAACCTCATTAAAATAGTCCTCAAATTGGCAATTCTCTACAGGAACAACCAATTTAATCAGGATGAAATAGCGTTGATGGAGAAATTCAAGAAGAAAGTTCATCAGCTAGCGAAGACCGTGGTCAGTTTCCATCAGGTGGATTATACCTTTGACAGGAATTTTTTGTCCAAACTGTTAAACGATTGTAGAGAGCTACTTCATGAAATCATTCAGCGTCACCTAACTGCAAAGTCACATGGACGTGTCAACAATGTGTTTGATCACTTCTCTGATTGTGAATTTTTGGCTGCCTTGTACAATCCCTTTGGACCTTATAAACTCCATTTGCAGAAACTTTGTGATGGTGTCAACAAGATGCTAGATGAGGGGAACATATAA